In Paenibacillus sp. BIC5C1, a genomic segment contains:
- a CDS encoding beta-L-arabinofuranosidase domain-containing protein, which yields MIETKKGFLGPEHVNLLNGVFQTSQEVGEKYLLSLDMDRFLAPCFEAQGLPAKKERYAGWEARSISGHSLGHYLSALAVTYQATGNDTLKQTLDYAVSELASIQQTTGSGYIGGLSEEAFRIAFRAEHIGSFNIGEYWVPWYSVHKIYRGLIDAYKLTGNQQALEVVTRFADWAVEGLSPMTEEQMQTMLQSEHGGMNEVFAHLYGITGKSVYLEIANKFTHQLILEPLEHKRDDLQGKHANTQIPKVIGAAEIYNQDHNHESYRTAAEFFWDTTIHHRSYVFGATSISEHYEAKGMESLGIKTGESCCTHNMMHLTKQLYTWNPDSAYMDYYENAIYNHILGTQDPDTGNKTYFASTLQGHYKIYGTHDTAWWCCTGSGMENPGKYAEAIYFEDELDLYVNLYIASQLDWKSQGISLKLETEFPYSEKVTLTITEGSASANLRLRVPSWLQEPMTATVNGDTAHSHTRMEPGYLDIERTWTAGDVLTITLPMSLHQYTSRDDTHKVAFLYGPIVLAGALGSEGLPEDTIVDETALNPKTTPVPVIWTEQEDVHEWIKVVDASTLTFEISKDVTSDGNPVKLIPFYDVHHEFYTVYWPFNDEGDALEKELNDITIDRVQPDGQQDEIGHHLDSNCRAEHHNGSYTDSRNKLHMWREAFGVSGAYFSYQLAVDGAAPNYVCVAYWGGDHSPFEREGTRHERIFNIAVDGHVVGEQRIHMNKIGEVFYVTYDIPENVTSGKDSVRVAFQALDGNGCAGKVVEVRTTRSKPESIFS from the coding sequence ATGATTGAAACCAAAAAGGGATTTCTGGGACCTGAGCATGTCAATCTGTTAAATGGCGTTTTTCAAACGTCACAGGAAGTTGGAGAAAAGTATTTGTTATCCCTCGACATGGACCGTTTTCTGGCACCATGTTTTGAGGCCCAGGGGTTACCGGCAAAAAAGGAACGATACGCGGGTTGGGAGGCACGCTCGATTAGCGGGCATTCCCTTGGACACTATCTGTCTGCCCTGGCTGTGACCTATCAGGCGACAGGTAATGATACGTTAAAGCAGACGCTGGACTATGCCGTCAGCGAGCTTGCATCCATTCAACAGACAACAGGCAGCGGATATATTGGCGGCTTGTCCGAAGAAGCCTTCCGCATCGCATTCCGAGCAGAGCATATTGGCAGTTTCAATATCGGCGAATACTGGGTGCCTTGGTACAGCGTGCACAAGATCTATCGCGGACTAATTGATGCATACAAATTAACGGGCAATCAGCAGGCACTGGAGGTGGTAACACGGTTTGCGGATTGGGCGGTAGAAGGTCTAAGCCCGATGACCGAAGAACAGATGCAAACGATGCTTCAAAGTGAGCACGGTGGAATGAACGAAGTATTTGCACATTTGTATGGAATCACCGGGAAGTCTGTATACCTTGAGATAGCTAACAAATTCACACATCAATTAATCCTCGAACCGTTGGAACACAAGCGGGACGATCTTCAGGGCAAACATGCGAATACGCAGATTCCGAAAGTCATCGGTGCAGCCGAAATCTACAATCAGGACCATAACCATGAGAGCTACCGGACAGCGGCGGAGTTTTTCTGGGACACTACGATTCATCATCGGTCTTATGTATTTGGTGCTACGAGCATTTCGGAGCATTATGAAGCGAAAGGCATGGAGAGTCTGGGCATCAAAACCGGAGAGAGCTGCTGTACCCACAACATGATGCATCTGACGAAGCAGCTTTATACCTGGAATCCCGACAGTGCCTACATGGACTATTATGAAAATGCGATCTACAACCACATCCTGGGCACACAGGACCCGGACACAGGGAACAAAACGTATTTTGCATCCACGCTGCAAGGCCACTACAAAATCTACGGTACTCACGATACCGCTTGGTGGTGCTGCACAGGATCTGGCATGGAGAACCCGGGTAAATACGCCGAGGCAATCTATTTCGAGGATGAACTGGATCTGTACGTTAACCTGTATATTGCTTCCCAATTGGATTGGAAATCCCAAGGCATATCGTTGAAGCTCGAAACCGAATTTCCTTATTCGGAAAAGGTAACCCTTACGATCACCGAAGGCAGCGCCTCGGCCAATCTTAGACTACGCGTGCCCTCATGGCTGCAGGAGCCAATGACGGCAACGGTCAACGGGGATACGGCTCATTCGCATACCCGGATGGAACCCGGATACCTCGACATCGAGCGCACATGGACCGCTGGCGATGTCCTCACCATCACGCTGCCGATGTCACTTCATCAATACACGTCCCGGGATGATACACACAAGGTGGCATTCCTGTACGGCCCGATTGTGCTGGCAGGGGCTTTGGGAAGCGAAGGGCTGCCCGAGGATACCATCGTGGACGAAACGGCACTGAATCCCAAAACTACACCTGTACCTGTGATCTGGACAGAGCAGGAGGATGTGCACGAGTGGATCAAGGTCGTGGACGCAAGTACGTTGACGTTTGAGATCAGCAAGGATGTCACTTCAGACGGTAACCCGGTGAAACTGATCCCTTTTTATGATGTACATCATGAGTTCTATACGGTCTATTGGCCGTTTAACGATGAAGGGGATGCACTGGAGAAGGAATTGAATGATATCACCATCGACAGGGTGCAGCCCGATGGTCAGCAGGATGAGATCGGACATCATCTGGATAGCAATTGCCGCGCAGAACATCATAACGGTTCGTATACAGACAGCCGCAACAAGCTGCATATGTGGCGAGAAGCATTTGGTGTCAGCGGAGCTTACTTCAGCTACCAGCTGGCAGTGGATGGTGCTGCACCGAACTATGTATGCGTGGCATACTGGGGCGGGGATCATTCTCCTTTTGAACGGGAAGGAACACGGCATGAGAGAATATTTAATATCGCCGTCGATGGCCATGTGGTCGGAGAACAGCGAATTCATATGAACAAGATCGGTGAAGTATTCTACGTTACCTATGATATCCCTGAGAATGTTACGTCAGGCAAAGACAGTGTGCGAGTTGCATTCCAGGCGTTGGACGGCAACGGATGTGCCGGGAAAGTCGTGGAGGTACGTACAACGCGCAGCAAACCGGAATCTATCTTCTCGTAA
- a CDS encoding Uma2 family endonuclease, protein MAKPDNKGIYSFQDWLTWEGTWELINGKAFNMSPAPTSLHQFIVGELHFSLRTFFQNRKCIVFVAPFDVYFSENEQYDVPDHVVQPDLSVVCSKDQISKNGCQGAPSLIIEVLSPSTALKDFNEKFNLYQKYGVNEYWIVDPGNQTVHVYTLEEGSYQNRQLYTEQETIQSVLYPELAIPLRNLFKLN, encoded by the coding sequence GTGGCAAAACCGGATAATAAAGGCATCTATAGTTTTCAGGATTGGTTAACTTGGGAGGGAACTTGGGAGTTAATTAACGGCAAAGCGTTCAATATGTCTCCAGCCCCTACCTCATTACACCAGTTTATTGTGGGTGAGCTGCACTTCTCCTTGCGTACTTTTTTTCAGAATAGGAAATGTATCGTATTTGTTGCTCCCTTTGACGTGTATTTCAGTGAGAATGAACAGTATGACGTACCTGATCATGTTGTCCAACCGGATTTATCGGTGGTTTGTTCCAAAGACCAAATATCCAAAAACGGCTGTCAAGGTGCGCCGTCTCTAATCATAGAAGTACTTTCTCCTTCAACTGCGCTGAAGGATTTTAACGAGAAGTTTAATCTGTATCAGAAATATGGTGTGAATGAATACTGGATTGTTGACCCTGGCAATCAGACCGTTCATGTGTACACATTGGAAGAAGGCAGTTACCAGAACCGTCAACTGTACACGGAGCAAGAAACGATTCAATCGGTGTTATATCCGGAACTTGCGATTCCGCTTCGAAATTTATTCAAGCTGAATTAG